The Streptosporangiales bacterium sequence AGGGTCGCGATCGCGCAGTGACCCGACCGCGCATCGTCGCGGTCCACGCCGGTTTTCGGCGCGTCCGGGTGCCGGCGTACGTACGCTCCCCTGCGACGAGGGGAGTGACCATGAGCGTCATACAGCCGCCGGCCGGCCCGATCCCGGACGGCAACCCGTTCGCGACGGGTCGGCACGGACAGGTGAGCGACCTGCTCGCGCGGTATCTCGACGCCGTCGCCCGGCGGCCGGACATGCTGCGGGCCCACGCCGTCGCCACCGCGATGATGCGGCTCGGCCCCGGTGTCCGGGTGCTGGACGCGGGCTGCGGCACCGGCGCGGCGACGGCCGAGCTGGTCGCGGCGGTGCTGCCCGACGGCTCCGTCGTGGGCGTCGACGTCAGCCCCGACTTCCTCGCGGTCGCGCGGCGACGGCTCGACCCGACGCTCCCCCTGCGCTTCCAGGAGGGTGACGTCACGGCGTTGCCGTTCGCCGACGGCGAGTTCGACGTAGTGCGGGCCGAGCGGGTGCTGCAACATCTCGACGACCCGGCGTCGGCGGTCGCCGAGATGACCCGCGTGCTGGTCCCCGGTGGGCGGTTGTGCGTGCTCGACAGCGAGTGGGCGAGCCTGGCCGTCGACGTGGGCGAGGAGCACGTCGCCCTCGTCGACCGGGTGATCGGACACTTCCTCGGCGAGTCGTCCCACGCGCGGACCGGCCGGGCCCTGCGGCGCACGCTGCGCAGGGGCGGTCTGACCGACGTCGACGTGCAGGTCGTGCCGTTCACGTTCACATCGCTGGCGGACGTCGCCGGCATCTTCCCGCAGTTCGACGAGACCATCCCCGCCGAGGCGCGGCTGGTACCGGTCGCCGACCGCGACGCCTGGTTCGCGGCGCTGCACACGGCGGACGCCGCCGGGGAGCTGTGGGTGTGCGCCCTCTCGTACGTCGCCTGCGGGTCCACGCCGGCCTGACCGGCCCCCGGGTCCGTCGGCGTGTCGTTGGCTGTGACTAGGGTGAAGGCGTGGCAGATCCCGCGTCGTACCGTCCCGAACCCGGCGCGGTTCCGGACTCTCCCGGGGTCTACCGGTTCCGCGACGCCCACGGCCGGGTGATCTACGTCGGCAAGGCCAAGGGCCT is a genomic window containing:
- a CDS encoding methyltransferase domain-containing protein, with product MSVIQPPAGPIPDGNPFATGRHGQVSDLLARYLDAVARRPDMLRAHAVATAMMRLGPGVRVLDAGCGTGAATAELVAAVLPDGSVVGVDVSPDFLAVARRRLDPTLPLRFQEGDVTALPFADGEFDVVRAERVLQHLDDPASAVAEMTRVLVPGGRLCVLDSEWASLAVDVGEEHVALVDRVIGHFLGESSHARTGRALRRTLRRGGLTDVDVQVVPFTFTSLADVAGIFPQFDETIPAEARLVPVADRDAWFAALHTADAAGELWVCALSYVACGSTPA